The following are encoded together in the Sphingomicrobium clamense genome:
- a CDS encoding PTS sugar transporter subunit IIA, protein MIGLVLVTHGQLATQFVHAMEHVVGPQEAIDCVCIGPDDDMEARRKDIAKAMKSVDQGQGVIILTDLFGGTPSNLAISLMDQGDVEVIAGVNLPMLIRLDGARKTMTVSEAVAAAREAGTKYISVASEILGEAAA, encoded by the coding sequence ATGATCGGTTTGGTATTGGTCACCCACGGGCAATTGGCGACCCAGTTCGTGCACGCCATGGAGCATGTCGTCGGCCCGCAGGAAGCGATCGATTGCGTCTGCATCGGCCCCGATGACGACATGGAGGCGCGGCGCAAGGATATCGCCAAGGCCATGAAGTCGGTCGACCAGGGCCAGGGCGTCATCATCCTCACCGACCTGTTCGGCGGCACCCCGTCGAACCTTGCCATCAGCCTGATGGACCAGGGCGACGTCGAAGTGATTGCGGGCGTCAACCTGCCCATGCTCATCCGCCTCGACGGCGCGCGCAAGACGATGACCGTGTCCGAGGCCGTCGCCGCCGCACGCGAAGCGGGCACCAAATATATCTCGGTCGCTTCCGAGAT